One segment of Chelonia mydas isolate rCheMyd1 chromosome 13, rCheMyd1.pri.v2, whole genome shotgun sequence DNA contains the following:
- the LOC119567862 gene encoding olfactory receptor 11A1-like: MASAVWSNKTATEFILLGFGDLPELQILLFLLFSVIYILSMVGNILIITLIVTDQHLHTPMYFFLGNLSCLETCYTSTILPRLLASLLTAVIDLSCSDTRLIKLLGVVLSGVCSLPPSLLTVTSYICIITSVLRIPSTTGRQKAFSICSSHLIVITTFYGTLIIVYLLPKTKTLQDLNKVFSIFYTILTPLLNPFIYSLRNKEVKKALRKAVSKFTAFTRI, from the exons ATGGCCAGTGCAGTCTGGAGCAATAAAACGGCTACAGAATTCATTCTACTGGGATTTGGGGATCTCCCTGAGCTGCAaattcttctctttcttcttttttcagtGATCTACATTTTGAGCATGGTAGGGAACATCCTCATCATTACACTCATTGTAACTGATCAGCACTTGCACActcccatgtatttcttcctggggaacttgtcctgcttggagacctgctacacctccaccatcctgcccaggctgctggccagtctcctgacgg CAGTGATAGATCTCTCCTGCAGCGACACCCGTCTGATAAAACTTTTGGGTGTTGTCCTGTCGGGTGTATGTTCACTGCCCCCATCTCTACTAACTGTAACATCTTACATTTGTATCATCACCTCCgtcctgagaatcccttccaccactgggcggcaaaaggccttttccatctgctcctctcacctcattGTGATTACAACTTTCTATGGGACCCTGATCATTGTTTATCTCCTCCCCAAAACTAAGACACTACAAGACCTGAACAAAGTGTTCTCCATCTTCTACACCATTCTGACGCCCCTGCTCAATCCattcatctacagcctgaggaacaaggaggtAAAAAAGGCCCTAAGAAAAGCAGTCAGTAAATTTACAGCTTTCACAAGAATTTAG